The window TCATTTCGAGCAAAAATCTTAAGATGCTCAAATCCACTGTTTTTAAAGGCTGCGACGACGGCTTTTGCCATACCACCACTGCCTTGTACAATCACTCTACTCTTTTTATCTAATTGATATTCTTCGATAAGTTTAACAATGGCAATATAGTCGGTGTTGTAAGCACGAAGAAAACCTTGATCATTCACAATGGTATTCACAGACTGAATGGCTTGCGCAGAAGGCGAGATTTCATCTAAAAATGGCATGCAGCTTTCTTTGAAAGGCATCGAAACGGCACAACCCCTAATACCAAGTGCACGAATGCCTTTGACTGCACTTTCAATATCCGTGGTAGTAAAGGCTTTATAGATAAAATTAAGCCCGAGTTTTTGATACAGATAGTTATGGAATGTTGTGCCAAAATTGCCTGGTCTGCCAGAAAGGGACATACAAAGTTGGGTGTCTTTGTTAATCATATCGATTCCTTAAATATTTAGATTTATATCATCATCGATAAAATATTGATTCATTTCAAAGGCTGGTTTTGCCGCTTTGTCTTTGCCGACAATACGAGCAGGCACACCTGCTGCGGTGGCATATTCCGGCACAGGTTGAAGTACAACAGAATTGGCGCCGATTTTGGCATATTTGCCCACTTCGATATTGCCGAGAATTTTTGCGCCCGCTCCAATCATTACGCCTTCTCGTACTTTTGGATGGCGATCGCCGGATTCTTTACCTGTACCACCAAGGGTGACGCCTTGCAAGATAGACACATCATTTTCAATTACCGAGGTTTCGCCCACGACAATACCGGTGGCATGGTCAAACATAATGCCGTGTCCAATTTTGGCGGCAGGGTGAATATCTACATCGAAAGCCACTGAAATCTGATTTTGTAAATAAAGTGCGAGTGCTTTTCGATTTTGGTTCCACAAATAATGGGTAATTCGATAGCTCTGAATAGCGTGAAAACCTTTTAGATAAAGCAATGGTGTGGACCACAATTCCACAGCAGGATCGCGGTGGCGCACAGCTTTAATATCACAAGCAGCACAATCAATGATATTGGGCTCGGCCTGATAGGCTTCTTCAATAATTTCACGTAGAGAAATGGCCGGCATGATCGGGTTAGCCAGTTTATTCGCTAGTAAATAACTCAAGGCACTGCCAAGATTTTGATGTTTTAAAATAGTGGAATGGAAAAAGCTGGCGAGCATTGGTTCGCATTCTGCTAATTCTTTTGCCTCTTGGCGAATGTGTTGCCATACTTCTAACGTCATTTTTTCTCCTTATTCGCCTTTTCGTTCACGACCTAATAAGCTCAGTGCGACTTCTTGTGCACTTTTACCACAAAAGAGCATTTGGTAAATCTGTTCTGTAATCGGCATTTCCACGCCTTGTCGTTGTGCTAATAAATAAGTTTCTTTGGTGTTATAAAATCCTTCCACCACCTGACCAATTTCATCCATGGCTTGTTGGCTATCAGTCCCTTTACCAAGCATTAAACCAAATCGGCGGTTACGAGATTGGTTATCAGTACAAGTGAGCACTAAATCTCCTAAACCAGACATGCCCATAAAGGTTTGTGT is drawn from Haemophilus parainfluenzae and contains these coding sequences:
- a CDS encoding shikimate 5-dehydrogenase; its protein translation is MINKDTQLCMSLSGRPGNFGTTFHNYLYQKLGLNFIYKAFTTTDIESAVKGIRALGIRGCAVSMPFKESCMPFLDEISPSAQAIQSVNTIVNDQGFLRAYNTDYIAIVKLIEEYQLDKKSRVIVQGSGGMAKAVVAAFKNSGFEHLKIFARNEKTGKNLATLYGYEYISSLDNQSADILVNVTPIGMKGGKEEFDLAFPENLIQQAQTAFDVVAIPAETPFIQFAQQQGKQTISGAEVIVLQAVEQFELYTGIRPDDQLIAEAADFARKNS
- the cysE gene encoding serine O-acetyltransferase, whose amino-acid sequence is MTLEVWQHIRQEAKELAECEPMLASFFHSTILKHQNLGSALSYLLANKLANPIMPAISLREIIEEAYQAEPNIIDCAACDIKAVRHRDPAVELWSTPLLYLKGFHAIQSYRITHYLWNQNRKALALYLQNQISVAFDVDIHPAAKIGHGIMFDHATGIVVGETSVIENDVSILQGVTLGGTGKESGDRHPKVREGVMIGAGAKILGNIEVGKYAKIGANSVVLQPVPEYATAAGVPARIVGKDKAAKPAFEMNQYFIDDDINLNI